One Rissa tridactyla isolate bRisTri1 chromosome 1, bRisTri1.patW.cur.20221130, whole genome shotgun sequence DNA segment encodes these proteins:
- the ACOD1 gene encoding cis-aconitate decarboxylase isoform X2, whose product MYCFGVHSMDFDDTWHPATHPSGAVLPAVIALAEAFPQEKKISGLDLLLAFNVGIEVQGRLLRFSSEARNIPKRFHPPTVVGTMGSAAACAKLLALDQPKCKNALAIAASYAGAPLANAATQTKPLHVGNAAKHGLEAACLASQGLQGNKQILDMESGIGAFYTDYNPQTLPTLQSYPWLLDQQDVAIKRFPAHLGTHWVADAASSVRRKLVENSGNLLPLDKIEKVILKVPEVKYVNRPSPASEHEARHSFQFVACSALLDGSMSVQSFTSENVHRPALQELLCKTQLEHPPDNMPSFESLYCEVSVTLQDGNMVSDRCNTFYGHWRKPLKKEDLEKKFQSNASSVLPAEAAEGIIETVYNLEKVEDCSVLTKFLSIRTVSESAFGEAALPLTVPTDS is encoded by the exons ATGTACTGTTTTGGG GTGCACTCGATGGATTTTGACGACACGTGGCATCCAGCCACGCACCCATCCGGGGCCGTGCTCCCCGCCGTGATTGCACTCGCGGAGGCCTttcctcaggagaaaaaaatctcGGGTCTTGATCTGCTCTTAGCTTTCAATGTGGGAATCGAAGTGCAAGGCCGGCTGCTGCGCTTCTCCAGCGAAGCCAGGAATATTCCGAAAAG GTTTCACCCCCCGACTGTGGTTGGTACGATGGGGAGTGCAGCAGCTTGTGCTAAACTCTTAGCTCTTGACCAGCCAAAATGTAAAAACGCCTTGGCTATTGCTGCCTCCTATGCCGGTGCCCCACTGGCTAACGCAGCAACCCAAACGAAGCCCCTCCATGTTGGCAACGCTGCCAAGCATGGACTGGAAGCAGCGTGCTTAGCATCCCAGGGCCttcaaggaaacaaacaaatcttGGACATGGAGTCAGGGATAGGTGCCTTTTATACAGATTACAACCCACAGACTCTGCCAACCTTGCAGTCCTACCCCTGGCTGTTGGACCAGCAAGATGTGGCCATCAAACGCTTTCCTGCCCATCTTGGAACGCACTGGGTGGCCGATGCAGCATCTTCTGTTAGAAGGAAGCTTGTGGAGAACAGTGGCAACTTGCTCCCCCTTGATAAAATTGAGAAAGTCATTCTCAAAGTCCCAGAGGTCAAATACGTGAACAGACCCAGCCCTGCCTCAGAGCACGAAGCTCGACACTCCTTCCAGTTTGTTGCGTGCTCTGCtttgctggatggcagcatgtcGGTCCAGTCCTTCACCAGCGAGAACGTTCACCGGCCAGCCTTACAGGAGCTCCTCTGCAAAACGCAGCTGGAGCACCCTCCTGACAACATGCCCAGCTTTGAGAGCCTTTACTGCGAAGTGAGCGTCACGCTTCAGGATGGCAACATGGTCAGCGACCGCTGCAACACATTCTACGGACACTGGAGGAAACCTCTGAAAAAGGAGGACTTGGAGAAAAAGTTTCAATCCAACGCCTCCAGCGTCCTGCCCGCAGAAGCTGCAGAAGGCATTATAGAGACTGTGTACAATCTGGAAAAAGTGGAGGACTGTTCTGTATTAACTAAGTTTTTATCAATCAGGACAGTCAGTGAGAGCGCTTTCGGAGAAGCTGCACTTCCTTTGACTGTTCCAACCGACAGCTAG
- the LOC128913379 gene encoding glutamine amidotransferase-like class 1 domain-containing protein 3, mitochondrial — protein sequence MGKRVALVLAGCGVFDGSEIHEASAALVHLSRGGAEVKIFAPNIEQRDVVNHLKGSPSEEKRNVLVESARLARGNIQDLTELKADEFDAVIFPGGFGVAKNLCSWAVDGKNCTVNEHVNSTLQAFHSAKKPIGLCCISPVLAAKVFPGCEVTVGQDKNVDGRFPDAETASAIAELGCKHICKNVNESHVDKANKIVTTCAFMCKAPLHEIFDGIGTMVQEVLKLA from the exons ATGGGCAAGCGGGTGGCCCTGGTTCTCGCCGGCTGCGGCGTCTTCGATGGCAGCGAGATTCACGAGGCCTCGGCGGCGCTGGTGCACCTcagccgcggcggcgcggag GTGAAGATATTTGCCCCCAATATTGAGCAAAGGGATGTAGTCAATCACCTAAAAGGAAGTCCatcagaagagaagagaaatgtgtTAGTTGAAAGTGCCAGATTGGCAAGAGGAAACATTCAGGATTTGACCGAACTGAAAGCTGATGAATTTGATGCAGTCATTTTCCCTG gtggTTTTGGTGTAGCAAAGAACCTGTGTTCCTGGGCTGTAGATGGCAAGAACTGTACTGTCAATGAGCATGTGAACTCCACACTCCAAGCTTTCCACAGTGCTAAAAAGCCCATTGGTTTGTGCTGTATATCGCCAGTCCTGGCCGCTAAAGTGTTTCCTGGTTGTGAGGTCACGGTCGGCCAAGATAAAAACGTAGATGGAAG ATTTCCTGATGCTGAAACAGCATCTGCTATAGCAGAGCTTGGATGTAAGCACATTTGCAAGAATGTAAATGAATCCCACGTGGATAAAGCCAATAAAATAGTTACTACCTGTGCTTTCATGTGCAAGGCTCCTCTGCATGAGATTTTTGATGGAATTGGAACAATGGTACAGGAAGTCCTCAAACTTGCCTGA
- the ACOD1 gene encoding cis-aconitate decarboxylase isoform X1 encodes MWAKTITGNFANVIHGLNANHLTDQVIQRSKRMILDTLGVGLLGTSTEVCHKVTQYSKIYSSDISSTIWGHLDFRLPPLYAAFVNGVAVHSMDFDDTWHPATHPSGAVLPAVIALAEAFPQEKKISGLDLLLAFNVGIEVQGRLLRFSSEARNIPKRFHPPTVVGTMGSAAACAKLLALDQPKCKNALAIAASYAGAPLANAATQTKPLHVGNAAKHGLEAACLASQGLQGNKQILDMESGIGAFYTDYNPQTLPTLQSYPWLLDQQDVAIKRFPAHLGTHWVADAASSVRRKLVENSGNLLPLDKIEKVILKVPEVKYVNRPSPASEHEARHSFQFVACSALLDGSMSVQSFTSENVHRPALQELLCKTQLEHPPDNMPSFESLYCEVSVTLQDGNMVSDRCNTFYGHWRKPLKKEDLEKKFQSNASSVLPAEAAEGIIETVYNLEKVEDCSVLTKFLSIRTVSESAFGEAALPLTVPTDS; translated from the exons ATGTGGGCAAAG aCAATTACAGGAAATTTTGCCAACGTGATTCACGGTTTGAATGCAAACCACTTGACCGACCAAGTCATTCAGAGAAGCAAGCGAATGATTCTGGATACTCTTGGAGTGGGGCTGCTGGGTACCAGCACCGAGGTCTGCCACAAAGTGACACAGTACAGCAAG ATCTACAGCTCGGATATATCCAGTACCATCTGGGGCCACTTGGATTTCCGACTGCCTCCTCTGTATGCAGCTTTTGTGAACGGAGTGGCT GTGCACTCGATGGATTTTGACGACACGTGGCATCCAGCCACGCACCCATCCGGGGCCGTGCTCCCCGCCGTGATTGCACTCGCGGAGGCCTttcctcaggagaaaaaaatctcGGGTCTTGATCTGCTCTTAGCTTTCAATGTGGGAATCGAAGTGCAAGGCCGGCTGCTGCGCTTCTCCAGCGAAGCCAGGAATATTCCGAAAAG GTTTCACCCCCCGACTGTGGTTGGTACGATGGGGAGTGCAGCAGCTTGTGCTAAACTCTTAGCTCTTGACCAGCCAAAATGTAAAAACGCCTTGGCTATTGCTGCCTCCTATGCCGGTGCCCCACTGGCTAACGCAGCAACCCAAACGAAGCCCCTCCATGTTGGCAACGCTGCCAAGCATGGACTGGAAGCAGCGTGCTTAGCATCCCAGGGCCttcaaggaaacaaacaaatcttGGACATGGAGTCAGGGATAGGTGCCTTTTATACAGATTACAACCCACAGACTCTGCCAACCTTGCAGTCCTACCCCTGGCTGTTGGACCAGCAAGATGTGGCCATCAAACGCTTTCCTGCCCATCTTGGAACGCACTGGGTGGCCGATGCAGCATCTTCTGTTAGAAGGAAGCTTGTGGAGAACAGTGGCAACTTGCTCCCCCTTGATAAAATTGAGAAAGTCATTCTCAAAGTCCCAGAGGTCAAATACGTGAACAGACCCAGCCCTGCCTCAGAGCACGAAGCTCGACACTCCTTCCAGTTTGTTGCGTGCTCTGCtttgctggatggcagcatgtcGGTCCAGTCCTTCACCAGCGAGAACGTTCACCGGCCAGCCTTACAGGAGCTCCTCTGCAAAACGCAGCTGGAGCACCCTCCTGACAACATGCCCAGCTTTGAGAGCCTTTACTGCGAAGTGAGCGTCACGCTTCAGGATGGCAACATGGTCAGCGACCGCTGCAACACATTCTACGGACACTGGAGGAAACCTCTGAAAAAGGAGGACTTGGAGAAAAAGTTTCAATCCAACGCCTCCAGCGTCCTGCCCGCAGAAGCTGCAGAAGGCATTATAGAGACTGTGTACAATCTGGAAAAAGTGGAGGACTGTTCTGTATTAACTAAGTTTTTATCAATCAGGACAGTCAGTGAGAGCGCTTTCGGAGAAGCTGCACTTCCTTTGACTGTTCCAACCGACAGCTAG